A window of the Syntrophothermus lipocalidus DSM 12680 genome harbors these coding sequences:
- the trxB gene encoding thioredoxin-disulfide reductase: MDRYEVVIIGGGPAGLTAGIYVARSRLRALLLEAAFPGGNAALTDQIDNYPGFPFGISGPELADRFRQQAERLGLEIRIAEAKKIALEGDLKRIDTDKGSLVADIVIVAAGVRRRELGVPGETELVGKGVSYCATCDGPFFENRRVAVVGGGDSAVEEALYLSGLAERVYLVHRRDTLRANRMAQEKLLANNRIELKLNRVVERLEGEKMLKALVLKDTVTGDLERLEVDGAFVSIGMKPALEFLGNLVELKEGYIVTDENMHTSVPGILAAGDIRYKTDRQIATAVGDGAIAGMEAVRLLENRR; encoded by the coding sequence ATGGACCGATATGAAGTAGTGATAATCGGGGGCGGGCCAGCGGGGCTTACAGCCGGTATTTACGTGGCTCGATCCCGTTTGCGGGCATTGCTACTAGAAGCCGCGTTTCCGGGAGGGAATGCGGCTCTTACTGACCAGATTGACAACTATCCAGGATTCCCTTTCGGTATTTCTGGACCAGAACTAGCAGACCGGTTTCGCCAACAGGCAGAACGGTTGGGGTTGGAAATCAGGATAGCTGAAGCCAAGAAAATAGCCCTGGAAGGGGACTTGAAAAGGATAGACACGGACAAAGGTAGTTTGGTGGCGGACATTGTTATCGTGGCCGCTGGCGTTCGCCGACGGGAACTGGGGGTACCAGGAGAAACCGAGCTGGTAGGGAAAGGAGTGTCGTATTGCGCCACTTGTGACGGGCCCTTCTTTGAGAACCGCAGGGTGGCGGTAGTGGGTGGAGGGGACTCGGCGGTAGAAGAGGCTCTCTACCTGAGCGGTCTGGCCGAAAGAGTGTATTTGGTCCACCGGCGAGATACGCTCAGAGCTAATCGCATGGCTCAGGAGAAGTTGCTGGCCAATAACAGGATAGAGTTAAAGCTCAACCGGGTAGTGGAGCGATTAGAAGGGGAAAAGATGTTAAAAGCACTGGTGTTGAAAGATACGGTGACTGGAGACTTGGAACGGCTTGAGGTAGACGGGGCTTTTGTGAGCATAGGCATGAAACCAGCTTTGGAGTTTTTGGGAAACTTGGTTGAGCTGAAAGAAGGGTACATCGTCACGGACGAGAACATGCACACCTCGGTTCCGGGGATACTGGCAGCCGGAGATATACGCTATAAAACGGACAGGCAGATTGCTACAGCGGTTGGGGACGGGGCTATAGCCGGGATGGAAGCAGTTCGCCTACTTGAAAACCGCCGCTAA
- a CDS encoding peptidoglycan DD-metalloendopeptidase family protein, whose amino-acid sequence MKHLNSRSLVYPLLALLGLWLLIGVCRAETNTTACAVYSGDRLLGIVEDKDAAKKVIGEVCREKEKESGQQVAIRDRIEYKSTIVDKREVLTVAEFKQAVAQKLRFSVEGACITVNGKTVAVVKNEGIAKRVLDDLRQQYSSCEQGEKLVSVAFKESVKVIVKPVPIEKIVDQNRAVEILKTGTDTPVIYQVKEGDSLWLIARKHNTHVADIKAANGLQGEDLQPGQKLKLYASEPYVHVVAVVEGSRNEKIPYQTKVITDRSSSSVRVKQAGEEGEKQVTYRAVRENGKEIKKEILAEKILAQAVDRIIVKGQKVQLASRGGSGILSWPLFGAITSYFGARGGSHTGVDINGRTGDPIRAADDGQVIFAGRRGGYGLTVEISHGNGIVTRYAHCSSILVNVGDQVDKGQIIARVGSTGHSTGSHLHFEVITNGTQRNPLQYLR is encoded by the coding sequence ATGAAACATCTTAACAGCAGAAGCCTGGTCTACCCACTGCTTGCGCTGCTTGGTCTGTGGTTACTAATCGGAGTCTGTCGAGCCGAAACCAACACAACTGCCTGTGCCGTGTACTCTGGAGACCGACTTTTAGGTATAGTCGAGGACAAGGACGCGGCGAAAAAAGTAATCGGTGAGGTTTGCCGGGAAAAAGAAAAGGAGAGCGGCCAGCAGGTTGCTATCCGAGACCGTATAGAGTACAAATCTACTATTGTCGACAAACGCGAAGTATTGACCGTAGCTGAATTTAAACAGGCGGTTGCCCAAAAGCTTCGTTTCAGTGTCGAGGGAGCCTGCATCACAGTAAACGGGAAAACAGTGGCGGTTGTGAAAAACGAAGGAATAGCAAAGCGAGTCCTGGATGATTTGCGACAGCAGTATTCCTCCTGTGAGCAGGGGGAGAAACTGGTTTCGGTGGCTTTCAAGGAATCAGTAAAGGTGATAGTAAAACCGGTTCCGATAGAAAAGATCGTGGACCAGAATCGGGCTGTTGAAATCTTGAAGACAGGCACCGATACTCCGGTTATTTACCAGGTAAAAGAGGGAGATTCTCTTTGGCTGATTGCGAGGAAACACAACACGCATGTAGCGGACATCAAAGCTGCAAACGGCTTGCAAGGGGAAGATCTGCAGCCGGGACAGAAGCTGAAGCTGTATGCTAGCGAACCGTATGTACACGTGGTAGCTGTGGTAGAAGGAAGCAGGAACGAGAAGATTCCGTACCAGACTAAGGTCATAACTGACCGTTCATCGAGCAGCGTTCGAGTCAAGCAGGCAGGGGAAGAAGGAGAAAAGCAGGTTACATACCGGGCCGTTCGAGAAAACGGCAAGGAAATAAAAAAAGAAATTCTTGCGGAAAAAATATTAGCCCAAGCCGTTGACCGCATCATAGTGAAAGGGCAAAAAGTACAGTTGGCCTCGCGTGGCGGGTCAGGAATATTGTCTTGGCCCCTGTTCGGTGCGATTACTTCCTACTTCGGTGCCCGGGGAGGCAGCCACACTGGCGTGGATATTAACGGAAGAACAGGTGATCCTATAAGGGCGGCTGATGATGGTCAAGTGATTTTTGCGGGCAGAAGAGGAGGCTACGGGCTGACGGTTGAAATCAGCCACGGCAACGGAATTGTCACCCGGTATGCTCACTGTTCCAGTATCCTGGTCAACGTAGGTGACCAGGTAGACAAAGGGCAGATAATCGCCCGGGTCGGTTCTACCGGGCACAGCACGGGATCCCACCTCCATTTCGAAGTTATTACCAACGGTACTCAACGTAACCCATTACAGTATTTGAGATAG
- the scfB gene encoding thioether cross-link-forming SCIFF peptide maturase produces the protein MLAPEGYDYSNNIHLFSMKGLKFALDVNSGAVSVLDDIGFRFLSELVLAGGNLEQARRRCLELACPQEIREAEAELQEARDRGYLFTAQEIPCFAFDEMPVKALCLNVAHKCNLRCRYCFAAQGSFGGEEMLMTSEVGQRAVDFLLANCGQVKNLEIDFFGGEPLLNLDVVRDTVRYGKKCADKLGKTINFTLTTNAVLLTEEIMDFLLAEHIALILSLDGRQEVNDACRVSSSGKGSYDLVLPRIQMAVAKNPHSYYVRGTFTKKNLDFGRDLEHLIECGFTNVSLEPAVGGAEGYAIGEADLPRVLHEYEQLAGILWDYYLRGKEVNFFHFNIDFERGPCLAKRVTGCGAGVEYLAVTPKGEIYPCHQFVGNQDYLMGDIYKGLRNTEVRGLFAENQLFFKEDCRTCWARHYCGGGCAANAYFENGDLKKPSQVSCAMQRKRIECAIWLETQKQLLAEETNHNIPR, from the coding sequence ATGCTTGCGCCGGAAGGTTACGATTATTCAAATAATATACATTTGTTCTCAATGAAAGGGCTGAAGTTTGCTCTCGATGTGAATAGTGGGGCGGTTAGTGTTTTGGATGACATCGGTTTCAGGTTTCTGAGCGAACTAGTGCTGGCTGGCGGAAATCTGGAGCAGGCACGGAGAAGATGCCTGGAGCTAGCCTGCCCGCAAGAGATCAGAGAAGCAGAAGCGGAACTGCAGGAGGCGAGAGACAGGGGATACCTATTTACAGCCCAAGAAATCCCGTGTTTTGCTTTTGACGAGATGCCGGTAAAGGCATTGTGTCTGAACGTAGCCCACAAGTGCAATCTTCGTTGTAGGTATTGTTTTGCTGCTCAAGGTAGTTTCGGCGGGGAAGAGATGCTCATGACCAGCGAGGTAGGACAGCGGGCGGTTGATTTTCTTCTCGCGAACTGTGGCCAGGTCAAGAACCTTGAAATCGACTTCTTCGGAGGAGAACCTTTGCTGAACCTGGATGTAGTCCGGGACACGGTGCGCTACGGCAAAAAATGTGCTGACAAATTAGGAAAAACCATCAATTTTACCCTCACTACCAATGCGGTTTTATTAACGGAAGAGATCATGGATTTCTTGCTCGCCGAACACATCGCCCTCATATTGAGCCTTGACGGTCGACAGGAGGTGAACGATGCCTGCCGGGTAAGCTCCAGCGGGAAAGGCAGCTATGATCTAGTTCTACCCAGGATTCAAATGGCTGTCGCCAAAAACCCCCATAGCTACTATGTAAGAGGGACTTTTACCAAGAAAAATCTAGACTTCGGTCGCGACCTGGAGCACCTTATTGAATGTGGATTTACGAACGTTTCTTTAGAACCGGCAGTAGGCGGGGCCGAGGGTTACGCCATCGGCGAGGCGGATCTGCCGAGGGTTCTCCACGAATATGAACAGTTAGCGGGTATTCTCTGGGACTATTATCTGAGAGGGAAAGAAGTAAATTTTTTTCACTTTAACATCGATTTCGAGCGAGGGCCGTGCTTGGCCAAGCGGGTGACAGGATGCGGGGCGGGAGTTGAGTACCTGGCGGTTACCCCCAAAGGGGAGATATACCCTTGTCACCAGTTTGTCGGGAACCAGGATTACCTGATGGGCGATATATACAAAGGCCTAAGGAATACCGAGGTGCGCGGGCTTTTCGCCGAGAATCAGTTGTTTTTCAAGGAAGATTGCCGGACGTGTTGGGCCCGCCATTATTGCGGGGGAGGGTGTGCAGCGAACGCCTATTTTGAAAATGGGGACTTGAAGAAACCGTCACAGGTGAGCTGTGCCATGCAGCGTAAACGCATTGAATGTGCGATCTGGCTGGAAACCCAGAAACAGCTCCTGGCTGAGGAAACCAACCATAATATACCAAGATAA
- the scfA gene encoding six-cysteine ranthipeptide SCIFF: MNKHIRTVVKPSLRKDLKETNCRECQTSCQSACKTSCTVGNQVCKR; encoded by the coding sequence ATGAACAAGCACATACGGACCGTAGTAAAACCTAGCTTAAGAAAAGACTTAAAGGAGACCAATTGCCGGGAGTGCCAGACTTCCTGCCAGTCAGCCTGTAAGACCTCCTGCACGGTAGGCAATCAGGTGTGCAAGAGATAG
- a CDS encoding HD domain-containing protein produces MDDGLKMISLDVRRNLLARGFIPLTELEHHPNCPSWFSLAKAEKRAHAMNKDIADFFYSPRDLVEPYLYYNGLAFVGFSPDEPELAENIDQHERACREAFQSHNFTTLFDNIVDKRIALTAYQHLFDLIPDEDKYNLFLRVYCRSESGFGSLPEEIVRKAVLFRKTPLFIPGADHNGFVDIYRGMTSKSTPLYRAFSWTLNLRTAICFAIRFRLGRETGEVYRITVHQDKIVAYITDRREDEVIVLPSNIKDELRNAQNIKVIGLRELESEVDVRAITEQFETWSSYLKPEYFRNPSGIHGIGHTKRVLFLCLVLAYGNELTTRETDVICKAALYHDIGRTHDGVDSLHGLKSYQKIAQLDLLKAENTGDRRLIQFIIENHSVDDKTAKGKLPLCHGVDPNEAWLLYSMFKDADGLDRVRLRDLDPEKLRTQKAKELILLAEQLLERIKA; encoded by the coding sequence GTGGATGACGGTTTAAAAATGATCTCGCTGGATGTGCGCCGAAACCTGCTGGCTCGAGGTTTCATCCCGCTCACTGAATTAGAGCACCATCCTAACTGCCCTTCCTGGTTCTCCCTGGCTAAAGCCGAAAAAAGGGCACATGCCATGAATAAAGATATCGCCGATTTCTTTTACTCTCCACGCGATTTGGTAGAACCCTACCTTTATTATAATGGTCTAGCGTTCGTGGGGTTCTCCCCGGACGAACCGGAGCTAGCTGAGAATATCGACCAACATGAGAGAGCATGCCGCGAAGCCTTTCAATCTCACAACTTCACTACCCTGTTTGACAACATTGTCGACAAAAGGATTGCTCTCACGGCCTATCAGCACCTCTTTGACCTGATTCCCGATGAAGACAAGTACAACCTTTTCCTCCGTGTATACTGCCGTTCCGAATCCGGTTTCGGCAGTTTGCCAGAGGAAATCGTACGCAAAGCCGTGTTATTTCGGAAGACGCCTCTTTTTATCCCCGGAGCCGACCACAACGGGTTTGTCGACATTTACCGGGGAATGACTTCGAAATCGACGCCTTTATATAGAGCGTTTTCCTGGACACTAAATCTCCGCACCGCCATCTGTTTTGCCATCAGGTTCCGTCTGGGAAGGGAAACAGGGGAAGTCTATAGGATTACTGTGCATCAGGACAAGATAGTTGCATATATAACGGACAGAAGGGAAGATGAAGTAATAGTGTTGCCTTCGAATATAAAGGACGAATTAAGGAACGCGCAAAACATAAAAGTAATAGGCTTAAGAGAACTCGAATCAGAAGTAGACGTGCGGGCAATAACGGAGCAGTTCGAGACTTGGTCTTCTTACCTAAAGCCTGAATACTTTCGTAATCCTTCTGGAATTCATGGCATAGGTCATACGAAGAGGGTTCTTTTCCTTTGCCTGGTTCTCGCCTATGGGAACGAGCTGACCACCCGCGAAACTGATGTGATTTGCAAGGCTGCTCTGTATCATGATATCGGTCGCACCCATGACGGGGTTGACTCCCTGCATGGCCTGAAGAGTTACCAGAAAATCGCGCAGTTGGACCTGCTAAAAGCTGAAAACACGGGAGACAGGCGCTTAATCCAGTTTATAATCGAAAACCACTCTGTTGATGACAAAACGGCGAAAGGTAAACTCCCCTTGTGCCACGGAGTAGACCCGAACGAGGCATGGCTTTTGTACAGTATGTTCAAGGACGCGGACGGTTTGGACCGTGTAAGGCTCCGCGATCTTGACCCAGAAAAGCTTAGAACCCAAAAAGCCAAGGAGCTTATACTGCTGGCAGAACAGTTGCTCGAAAGGATTAAAGCATAA
- a CDS encoding AAA family ATPase → MPGRLFPVGGPVSERDIVDREDFISSIESRLADGQSIMLAGPRRIGKTSIAYEVLRRLKERGFYTAAVDFFRLSDKREFAVSLINACLENRTGIRRTLETLKDRAKSVAGLAKLTVKFRDLEFSVDFLRDDPDEIALLDYALDLPEVLANRDKKNMVVLFDEFQDASRVAGRAEIYKKMRSHFQNHQNVSYLFLGSKEGIMNSLFGNRKEAFYRFATVLPIPPILEESWTEYISQKFAEQHIKTDEETIKEILQRTGGHPQDTMLVCSEIYYALLETGEKTVTLEYVRIGHDRALLTLAQVYDEILDEIGQRVSAREVLKRLAAGDKVYAKGNPNETKRVLDVLVSKAIIEKKGRGSYKFVEPMFQEYILREF, encoded by the coding sequence ATGCCGGGCAGATTATTCCCTGTCGGAGGCCCTGTTTCTGAAAGAGATATTGTAGACAGAGAAGACTTTATTAGCTCCATCGAATCAAGGCTGGCCGATGGTCAAAGCATAATGCTGGCCGGCCCCCGGAGAATAGGAAAGACCTCTATCGCCTACGAAGTTCTCAGAAGGCTGAAAGAACGGGGGTTTTACACAGCTGCGGTAGATTTTTTTCGTCTTTCGGATAAACGCGAGTTCGCTGTATCTTTGATCAACGCCTGCTTGGAAAACAGGACAGGAATCCGCAGAACCCTAGAAACGTTGAAAGATCGGGCCAAAAGCGTTGCAGGCCTAGCCAAACTGACGGTTAAGTTCAGAGACCTAGAGTTCAGCGTGGATTTTCTGCGGGATGACCCTGATGAAATCGCACTGCTCGATTACGCCCTGGATTTACCGGAAGTCCTGGCAAACCGCGATAAGAAAAACATGGTGGTCTTATTCGACGAATTTCAGGACGCTTCCCGTGTAGCCGGCCGGGCTGAAATTTATAAAAAGATGAGATCTCACTTTCAGAACCACCAGAATGTATCTTATCTGTTCCTCGGCTCAAAAGAAGGAATTATGAATTCCCTGTTCGGAAACCGGAAAGAGGCTTTTTACCGCTTCGCCACAGTCCTTCCTATTCCGCCTATTCTGGAAGAATCTTGGACCGAGTATATCAGCCAAAAATTTGCCGAACAGCACATCAAGACCGACGAAGAAACTATTAAGGAGATTCTGCAGAGAACTGGCGGCCATCCGCAGGACACGATGCTGGTCTGCTCCGAGATTTACTATGCTCTGCTCGAAACAGGGGAAAAGACGGTGACTCTGGAATATGTGCGGATAGGGCACGACCGGGCATTGCTTACCCTGGCCCAGGTCTATGACGAAATTCTGGACGAAATCGGTCAAAGGGTCTCCGCCCGTGAGGTGTTGAAGCGCCTTGCCGCTGGTGATAAGGTCTACGCGAAAGGAAATCCCAACGAAACAAAAAGAGTTTTGGACGTTTTAGTATCCAAAGCAATCATCGAAAAAAAAGGACGTGGGTCATATAAGTTTGTTGAACCGATGTTTCAAGAGTATATTTTGCGCGAATTTTGA
- a CDS encoding helix-turn-helix domain-containing protein, which produces MKKSPWEGNYVKLSTKKLRRLVVIQKHIEGLITINEAAEILGLSSRQVKKLKKGDQWLLSTLISTALFALRSTAMSTA; this is translated from the coding sequence GTGAAAAAGTCCCCATGGGAGGGGAATTATGTAAAGTTGAGCACAAAAAAACTTCGTCGACTGGTTGTTATTCAAAAGCACATCGAAGGTCTCATCACCATCAATGAGGCCGCTGAAATCCTTGGCCTGTCGAGCCGCCAGGTCAAGAAACTGAAAAAGGGGGATCAGTGGTTACTATCCACGTTGATATCAACGGCTCTCTTCGCGCTGCGTTCAACGGCAATGTCTACAGCTTAG
- a CDS encoding MFS transporter, giving the protein MDKAAQQAEGLRTKQSAIKFVVLIGLVSLFADMTYEGARSITGQYLAVLGASATVVGLVAGVGEFIGYGLRLVSGYISDKTRQYWMLTIIGYMLNLFAVPLLALVGRWDLAAALMILERIGKAIRTPARDAMLSHATRAVGSGWGFGLHEAMDQVGAMLGPVIVAAVLYLKGGYETSFGILVVPALLAITVLLTARYFYPNPRDLEVGYPKLNTKGFAQVFWLYLGAVALIAFGYADFPLIAFHFKKVDIAPDQWLPTLYALAMGVDALAALAFGRLFDRIGIAALALGSLLTAWFAPLVFYGGLPYAVAGMVLWGIGMGAQESIMRASIAEMVPIDKRGTAYGIFNTGYGVCWFLGSALMGYLYDVSLMFLVVFSVVVQLASIPLFLKVRRRLTA; this is encoded by the coding sequence ATGGACAAAGCGGCACAGCAAGCCGAGGGCTTGCGGACGAAACAGTCGGCAATCAAGTTCGTTGTTCTTATTGGCCTCGTCAGTCTTTTTGCCGATATGACCTACGAAGGTGCCAGGAGCATAACCGGGCAGTACCTGGCGGTTCTTGGAGCCAGCGCTACTGTCGTTGGCTTGGTGGCTGGAGTTGGAGAATTCATCGGGTACGGATTGCGCTTGGTTTCCGGGTACATAAGCGATAAGACCCGTCAGTACTGGATGCTTACTATAATAGGTTATATGCTTAATCTTTTTGCGGTTCCGCTTCTGGCGTTGGTCGGACGCTGGGACCTGGCGGCTGCCTTAATGATTCTCGAGCGAATAGGCAAAGCCATTCGAACCCCGGCTCGGGATGCCATGCTTTCTCACGCCACCAGGGCTGTAGGCAGCGGTTGGGGGTTCGGTTTACACGAGGCCATGGACCAGGTCGGGGCTATGCTAGGACCTGTTATCGTGGCTGCCGTTTTATATCTTAAAGGGGGCTATGAAACTAGCTTCGGTATCCTTGTGGTACCGGCTCTGCTGGCAATAACCGTGCTGCTGACTGCCCGTTATTTTTATCCCAATCCCAGGGACCTAGAGGTTGGTTACCCGAAACTCAACACCAAGGGTTTTGCCCAGGTGTTTTGGCTGTATTTGGGCGCAGTGGCTTTGATCGCCTTTGGTTACGCTGATTTTCCGCTTATCGCTTTCCACTTCAAGAAGGTAGATATTGCACCCGACCAATGGCTCCCGACTTTATATGCGTTGGCCATGGGGGTGGATGCCCTGGCCGCCCTGGCCTTCGGCAGACTGTTCGATCGCATTGGGATAGCGGCATTGGCTTTGGGTTCATTGCTGACGGCATGGTTCGCCCCGTTGGTTTTTTATGGAGGACTTCCCTATGCGGTGGCGGGAATGGTACTGTGGGGGATAGGCATGGGGGCTCAAGAATCGATCATGCGGGCGTCGATTGCTGAGATGGTACCGATAGATAAAAGAGGCACCGCTTATGGAATATTCAACACGGGCTATGGAGTTTGTTGGTTTCTTGGCAGTGCTTTGATGGGGTACCTGTACGATGTTTCTCTGATGTTCCTGGTCGTATTTTCCGTTGTAGTGCAATTAGCATCGATTCCGTTGTTCCTTAAAGTTAGAAGACGACTAACGGCTTAA
- a CDS encoding DHA2 family efflux MFS transporter permease subunit → MTTIEKGGADKINWSIAVVIIIGTFMAILDGTIVNVSLPKMMAVFGVPANQIQWVATAYMLALGVVMPMTGYLGDRYGYKRMYLFALGMFTLGSALCGASWNLASMVVARVIQAVGGGIMQPLGMAIIYQNYPRSRMGTVLGVWGISTMAAPAIGPTLGGYLVDYASWRLIFYINLPVGILNLFLAALILRETQKITGKNFDFVGIVTSTVGFLCLLLALSQGNEHGWGSPYIVSLLAIAFTSLTVLVVNELRHPEPVLDLRLFRNFTFTLSVVIGSIISIGMFGVVFLFPMFLQNVLGQSAMQTGVIMFPAALASGLVMPISGQIFDRYGARGIVVVGMAIVTFTTYMMSGFNALTPFSVMIGWLVLRGLGMGFSFMPVNTAGMNTVSPALVGRASALSNVVRQVAAAFGIAMFTTIMQHRQVFHYHNLAQNLNLKGDEGAALMAGVTHLAAGLGLSPAAAQGLGASLILQQVVKLSMVQAICDCFIVSTVMCLLATLCSLMLGGSRRRQQELVVTSRAPVVEM, encoded by the coding sequence GTGACCACTATAGAAAAAGGTGGAGCTGACAAAATCAACTGGTCGATAGCGGTTGTAATCATTATTGGAACTTTCATGGCGATTCTGGACGGTACCATAGTCAACGTCAGCCTGCCCAAGATGATGGCAGTTTTTGGGGTTCCGGCCAATCAGATCCAATGGGTAGCTACGGCCTACATGCTTGCCCTGGGCGTTGTCATGCCTATGACCGGTTACCTCGGTGACAGGTATGGGTACAAGCGAATGTACCTTTTCGCGCTGGGGATGTTCACCCTTGGTTCTGCCCTATGCGGGGCTTCGTGGAATCTGGCCAGCATGGTAGTAGCCCGGGTTATTCAAGCGGTTGGGGGCGGCATTATGCAGCCTCTGGGAATGGCTATCATATACCAGAACTATCCGCGTTCACGCATGGGTACGGTCCTGGGGGTATGGGGGATATCGACTATGGCTGCCCCGGCTATCGGGCCGACCTTGGGAGGATATTTAGTCGATTACGCCAGCTGGCGTCTGATATTCTACATCAATTTACCGGTTGGCATCTTAAACCTGTTCTTAGCTGCCCTTATTCTCAGGGAAACTCAAAAGATCACAGGGAAAAACTTCGATTTTGTTGGGATAGTTACATCCACAGTAGGCTTTCTCTGTTTGTTGTTAGCTTTGAGCCAGGGCAACGAACACGGATGGGGGTCTCCTTATATCGTCAGTCTGCTAGCAATCGCTTTTACCAGTTTAACCGTCTTGGTCGTTAACGAACTGAGGCATCCGGAGCCTGTGCTGGACCTGAGGCTCTTTCGCAACTTCACGTTTACCTTGTCCGTAGTAATCGGTTCAATTATTTCTATCGGTATGTTTGGGGTAGTTTTTCTTTTTCCCATGTTCTTGCAGAATGTTTTGGGTCAGAGTGCTATGCAGACAGGGGTGATTATGTTTCCCGCTGCTTTGGCCTCGGGGCTGGTAATGCCCATCAGCGGACAGATTTTTGATAGGTACGGGGCTCGGGGAATCGTCGTGGTGGGAATGGCCATAGTGACTTTTACCACCTACATGATGAGTGGTTTCAATGCTTTGACTCCTTTTTCGGTTATGATTGGGTGGCTGGTTTTGCGAGGATTGGGGATGGGATTTTCTTTCATGCCGGTAAACACGGCGGGGATGAATACGGTTTCGCCAGCCTTAGTAGGTAGGGCTTCAGCTCTCAGCAACGTGGTACGTCAGGTCGCAGCCGCCTTTGGCATAGCAATGTTTACCACTATCATGCAGCACCGGCAGGTCTTTCATTACCATAACCTCGCGCAAAACCTCAACTTAAAAGGCGATGAAGGAGCGGCTTTAATGGCTGGTGTTACTCACCTGGCTGCCGGCCTGGGGTTGTCTCCTGCTGCGGCTCAGGGCCTGGGTGCAAGCCTCATCCTGCAGCAAGTGGTAAAGCTTTCTATGGTTCAAGCTATATGCGACTGTTTCATCGTTTCTACCGTGATGTGCCTTTTAGCGACACTGTGTTCGCTCATGCTCGGTGGTTCTCGACGCCGACAACAAGAGCTGGTCGTAACTTCGCGAGCTCCTGTTGTTGAAATGTAG